One region of Glycine max cultivar Williams 82 chromosome 9, Glycine_max_v4.0, whole genome shotgun sequence genomic DNA includes:
- the PIN5A gene encoding auxin efflux carrier component 5a isoform X1 yields the protein MIGWEEVYKVVVAVVPLYFALLLGYGSLKWWNIFTREQCEAINKLVCYFTLPLFIFEFTAHIDPFKMNYSFIAADTISKFIIMVVLALWAKCTPKGTFSWSITSFSLCNLTNALVVGVPMVKPMYGALGVDLVVQASVIQATIWFPLLLFVLEFWRTGSEGTTITTTTTLKPRPKTMIIDNESGGGKDVEATTVAIDVKEEMMLEESVTSSRLPFCKVMKLVWRKLATNPNSFGCVIGISWAFISNRWNLEMPSMLEGSIQIMSKAGTGTAMFSMGTFMALQEKVIACGPSMTIIGLVLKFIAGPAATAIGAIVVGLRGDVLRVVIIQAAVPQSITSFIFAKEYGLHPEVLSTAVIFGMIVSLPVLVAYYAILEFVH from the exons atgatagggTGGGAAGAAGTATACAAAGTAGTGGTAGCAGTGGTACCACTCTATTTTGCTCTACTATTAGGGTATGGTTCACTGAAGTGGTGGAACATCTTCACTAGGGAGCAATGTGAAGCAATAAACAAGCTAGTTTGTTACTTCACTTTGCCACTCTTTATTTTTGAGTTCACTGCTCACATAGACCCTTTCAAGATGAACTATTCGTTCATAGCAGCAGACACCATATCAAAGTTCATCATCATGGTCGTGCTTGCACTTTGGGCCAAGTGCACTCCCAAAGGGACCTTTAGCTGGTCCATAACGAGCTTCTCATTGTGCAATCTCACCAACGCTCTTGTTGTTGGGGTTCCAATGGTGAAGCCCATGTATGGAGCCCTAGGTGTGGACCTTGTGGTTCAGGCCTCGGTTATTCAGGCCACCATATGGTTCCCTTTGCTTCTCTTTGTGTTGGAGTTTTGGAGAACGGGAAGTGAGGgcaccaccatcaccaccaccaccacgttAAAACCAAGACCAAAAACAATGATCATTGATAATGAAAGTGGAGGAGGGAAAGATGTGGAGGCTACTACTGTAGCTATTGATGTGAAAGAGGAAATGATGTTGGAAGAGAGTGTTACTAGTAGTAGGCTTCCTTTTTGCAAGGTGATGAAGCTTGTGTGGCGCAAACTTGCAACGAACCCTAACTCCTTTGGCTGTGTCATTGGCATTTCCTGGGCTTTTATATCAAACAG gtggaACTTGGAGATGCCAAGTATGTTAGAGGGATCTATACAGATCATGTCAAAGGCCGGGACCGGGACTGCCATGTTTAGTATGg GTACTTTCATGGCACTTCAGGAGAAGGTGATTGCCTGTGGACCAAGTATGACTATAATCGGTTTGGTTTTAAAGTTCATTGCGGGCCCAGCGGCTACGGCAATTGGTGCCATCGTTGTAGGATTGCGAGGTGACGTTTTGCGAGTCGTAATCATTCAG GCTGCTGTGCCACAGTCCATCACATCCTTCATTTTCGCCAAAGAATATGGATTGCATCCAGAGGTCCTCAGCACTGC GGTGATCTTTGGTATGATTGTTTCACTTCCCGTCTTAGTTGCCTACTACGCAATATTGGAGTTTGTACATTAA
- the PIN5A gene encoding auxin efflux carrier component 5a, with the protein MIGWEEVYKVVVAVVPLYFALLLGYGSLKWWNIFTREQCEAINKLVCYFTLPLFIFEFTAHIDPFKMNYSFIAADTISKFIIMVVLALWAKCTPKGTFSWSITSFSLCNLTNALVVGVPMVKPMYGALGVDLVVQASVIQATIWFPLLLFVLEFWRTGSEGTTITTTTTLKPRPKTMIIDNESGGGKDVEATTVAIDVKEEMMLEESVTSSRLPFCKVMKLVWRKLATNPNSFGCVIGISWAFISNRWNLEMPSMLEGSIQIMSKAGTGTAMFSMGTFMALQEKVIACGPSMTIIGLVLKFIAGPAATAIGAIVVGLRGDVLRVVIIQAAVPQSITSFIFAKEYGLHPEVLSTA; encoded by the exons atgatagggTGGGAAGAAGTATACAAAGTAGTGGTAGCAGTGGTACCACTCTATTTTGCTCTACTATTAGGGTATGGTTCACTGAAGTGGTGGAACATCTTCACTAGGGAGCAATGTGAAGCAATAAACAAGCTAGTTTGTTACTTCACTTTGCCACTCTTTATTTTTGAGTTCACTGCTCACATAGACCCTTTCAAGATGAACTATTCGTTCATAGCAGCAGACACCATATCAAAGTTCATCATCATGGTCGTGCTTGCACTTTGGGCCAAGTGCACTCCCAAAGGGACCTTTAGCTGGTCCATAACGAGCTTCTCATTGTGCAATCTCACCAACGCTCTTGTTGTTGGGGTTCCAATGGTGAAGCCCATGTATGGAGCCCTAGGTGTGGACCTTGTGGTTCAGGCCTCGGTTATTCAGGCCACCATATGGTTCCCTTTGCTTCTCTTTGTGTTGGAGTTTTGGAGAACGGGAAGTGAGGgcaccaccatcaccaccaccaccacgttAAAACCAAGACCAAAAACAATGATCATTGATAATGAAAGTGGAGGAGGGAAAGATGTGGAGGCTACTACTGTAGCTATTGATGTGAAAGAGGAAATGATGTTGGAAGAGAGTGTTACTAGTAGTAGGCTTCCTTTTTGCAAGGTGATGAAGCTTGTGTGGCGCAAACTTGCAACGAACCCTAACTCCTTTGGCTGTGTCATTGGCATTTCCTGGGCTTTTATATCAAACAG gtggaACTTGGAGATGCCAAGTATGTTAGAGGGATCTATACAGATCATGTCAAAGGCCGGGACCGGGACTGCCATGTTTAGTATGg GTACTTTCATGGCACTTCAGGAGAAGGTGATTGCCTGTGGACCAAGTATGACTATAATCGGTTTGGTTTTAAAGTTCATTGCGGGCCCAGCGGCTACGGCAATTGGTGCCATCGTTGTAGGATTGCGAGGTGACGTTTTGCGAGTCGTAATCATTCAG GCTGCTGTGCCACAGTCCATCACATCCTTCATTTTCGCCAAAGAATATGGATTGCATCCAGAGGTCCTCAGCACTGCGTAA